GACGTCGTCTGCCTCCATCAGCGCAGAGAGCGCCGGCGGGACGGTCTTGTGGGCAGACAGGACCGAGTAGTTCGTCAGTCCCGCCTCGGCGGCGGCCAGCACTGAAACGGCGACCATCGGAGCAGTGGTCTCGAAGCCAACTCCAGCGAACACGACCTGCCGTGCCTGGTCTGCGGAGGCGTACTCGACGGCCTCCATGGGCGAGTAGACCACTCGGACGTCGGCCCCGATGGCTCGCTCAAGGCTCAAGGAGGACCGAGTGCCGGGCACCCGCATCATGTCGCCGAAGGTGCACAGGGTCACCCCTTCGTGCCGGGCAAGCGCAACGAGCAGGTCGATGTCCCGGGTGGGAGTGACGCAGACCGGGCAGCCGGGCCCAGAGAGCATCCGCACACCGGACGGCAGAAGCTGCTTGATCCCGTACCGGGCCAGGGCATGGGAGTGGGTCCCGCACACTTCCATCAGGTTCGCGGGACGGGAGCACCTCAGGCTCAGGTCAGTCGCCGGCTCGGACACGGTCCCGCACCTCCCTCAGCACAGCCAGAGTGTCTGCCGCTTCCTGCTGGTCGATCAGCGTGAGGGCAAAGCCGGCGTGGACGAGTACGAAGTCGCCCTCGCGAGCCTCGGGGAGCAGGTCCAGACGCACCTGCACGGTGGTCCCGGAGACCTCCACGGTACCGGTGGCGCCCTCAATCGCCGTCAGTTGGCCCGGCACAGCCAGACACACTGCTGCTTCGTCCCTTCCGGGTGCCGTCGTCAGACCCTGAGCAAAGCGTTCGCTACGACGGCTTGCCCCAGCGAGATTCCACCATCGTTCGGCGGAACAGAGCGGTGATAGAGGGGCTTCAGGCCACGCTCTGTGAGAAGCTTGCACAACCGCGTCAGCAGGAGACGATTCTGGAAGGTCCCGCCGGACAGCGCCACGTGCTCAAGACCTGTACGGTCGCAGATATGGAGAGCTGCGGCGGCAAGAAGCTGCGCGAAATCCTCATGGAACTGGGCCGCCACCGCAGCCTCGGGAAGTCCGGCCTGAAGGCCCTCGATCACCGCGGCCAACAGGGGAGCAGGGGAGAGGACCAGGCAGGATCGGGACTCTGCTCCGGTCAGCCACTCTTCGGCAGATCGCGGCTTGAGCGGTCGGGTGGAGGTCGCCGCCAGGGCCTCCAGGGCCATCGCCGCCTGTCCCTCGTAGGCGTTGCGATGCCTGCGAGCGATCATTGCCGCAGCCGCGTCGAAGAGCCGTCCCGCTGAGGAGGCGAGCGGGCAGTTGACGCCGTGCAGCAGCAAGGCCCCCAGCGCTTCCCACTGCTCGTCGGTCACTTGTGCTCCGAGGCGTTCCCGCAGCCACCGAGACTCCGAGGCCATCCCGCAGGCCCAAAGGTGGGCACCTGCGGCACGCCAGGGCTCCCGGACAGCCGCCTCGCCACCAGCCAGGGGAACCCGCGTTAGGTGGCCCAGTCGCTCCATGTGCGGGCCGTCGCAGAGCAGGAGTTCGCATCCCCAGACCGTTCCGTCGGTGCCGTAGCCGGTGCCGTCGCAGGCCAGGCCGAGGAAGGGGCCTTCATGGTGGTTGTCGGCGGCGCAGGCGGCGACATGGGCATGGTGGTGCTGGACCTGAAGCAGGGGCAAGCCCTGAGTCTCGGCCAACTCGCGTGCATAGCGCGTCGAGAGGTAGTCGGGATGAAGGTCGCAGGCAAGGGCCTCCGGCTGGACCTGGAGGATCTGCCAGAAGTGGGCCACCGAGCGCTCGAGGTACTCCAGGCACCGGGCATTCTCCAGGTCGCCGAGGTGCTGGCTGAGGAAGGCGTTCGTGCCCGAGGTCAGGCAGAAGGTGTTCTTGAGCTGTCCGCCGAGGGCCAGCACACATCGTTGCTCCCGAGCCAGCCGCACCGGAAGCGGAACATAGCCCCGAGCCCGGCGCAGCAGCACAGGGCCCTGCGGCGACACCCTCACCACGGAGTCATCGCAACCCACCAGGATGTCGCGATCGTGCACAAGGAAGGCGTCGGCGATGCCGACCAGTCGCTCAAGGGCTTCGCCATTGCCGGTACACAGGGGCTCGTCGCTGAGGTTGCCGCTGGTCATCACCAGGGCGTCGAAGGGCGCCTCGGTGAAGAGCAGAAGATGGAGTGGCGTGTAGGGGAGCAAGAGCCCGTAGTCTGCGCTGTCGGGTGCGACCTCGGCGGCGAGACGTTCCGGTCGACGCTTGGGGCACAGGAGGATGGGAGCCCGGGTCGAGGTGAGCAGGAAGGTGGCATCTTCGCTGAGCTCACAGAGGGCCTCGGCCGCCTCGCGAGAGGCCACCATGACGGCAAGCGGCTTCTCCTCGCGGCCCTTCCGGGACCGTAGACGACGAACCGCGGCGCTGCTTCGGGCATCGCACGCCAGGTGGAACCCACCGATGCCCTTCGCCGCCAGGATCCCGCCAGCCGCAAGGAGCGCCTGGGCCTGGAGGATCGCCCCATCGCCGGTCACAGGCTTGTCCAGCGCGCCCGGCGTGACGAAGTGCAAGGTCGGCCCACACTGCGGACAGGCGACCGGCTGGGCATGGTAGCGCCGGTCGCTCAGGTCGACGTACTCAGCCGAGCAAGAGGGGCACATCGGGAAGCGCGACATTGAGGTATTCGGGCGGTCGTAGGGGACCTTGCGGACGAGGGTGAAGCGGGGTCCGCAGTTGGTGCAGTTGATGAAGGGATGCCGGAAGCGTCGGTCCCGGGGATCGAGAAGCTCACGGGCGCAGTCGGTGCAGAGGGCAAGGTCCGGAGATACGAGGATCGGCCCGCCCTCGGTCTCTCGGCTGGGCACAATCACGAAGTCGCCCTGGCCGGTTGGCGCGATCTCCTCGACCCGCACCGCCTCGATCACCGCCACTGGAGGCGGCTCCGAACGCAGGTCGTGGAGGAAGGCCTCCAGGTCTGGCGCAGGGCCCTCAATCTCGATGGTCACGCCGCCGGTGAAGTTGAAGACCGACCCGCTCAGGCCGTAGCGAGTGGCAAGGCGGTTGATGAAGGGGCGAAACCCGACCCCTTGCACTATCCCGTGGACCGTTACCCGACGGCGCTCCACAGCTTCGGCCAAAGGCCGCTCAGTCCTGCGCTGTCGGCTCGCCACTGGTCTTCACCTCCCACTCGGGCCGGCGATCAAGGGAACCGAGGCGTCCCTCACTTCTGCGCAGTGAACTCAATCTGTGTGATGCGGATGCCGGTGGCCGCCGCCACGCGCAGGTCCGTACTCCCACAGAAGAGACACTGGCCGGAGAGCACCAATTCGCCGGACCTCCCACAGTTGCGGCAGGTCGCTCGGGTGCGCTCCACGACGACCTCGACCGGGAAGGCGGCAATCTCGGCATGCTCGCAGCAGTGGTGGAGACCGTCCACGAGCGCCTCAGGCGTGACTCCCGCCATCTCGCCGATCGTGATCGTCACGCCGGCGATCCCGCGTGCGTCGTGCTCTCTGGCTTCGGCCATGACAGCCTCGAAGATCCTGTCGGCCACGGAGTGCTCGTGCAAGGTGACCACCTCCCCAGGTCCTGAGTGTCTATGCAAGCACCTCTCAGCACGCCTCATGCTTCATCGCCGACAACCGCTGCACGTGGCCCTTCTCCTCTGTGAGGAGGCGGTCCACCTGTGCAGCCTGGC
The DNA window shown above is from Armatimonadia bacterium and carries:
- a CDS encoding HypC/HybG/HupF family hydrogenase formation chaperone; translation: MCLAVPGQLTAIEGATGTVEVSGTTVQVRLDLLPEAREGDFVLVHAGFALTLIDQQEAADTLAVLREVRDRVRAGD
- the hypF gene encoding carbamoyltransferase HypF; its protein translation is MAEAVERRRVTVHGIVQGVGFRPFINRLATRYGLSGSVFNFTGGVTIEIEGPAPDLEAFLHDLRSEPPPVAVIEAVRVEEIAPTGQGDFVIVPSRETEGGPILVSPDLALCTDCARELLDPRDRRFRHPFINCTNCGPRFTLVRKVPYDRPNTSMSRFPMCPSCSAEYVDLSDRRYHAQPVACPQCGPTLHFVTPGALDKPVTGDGAILQAQALLAAGGILAAKGIGGFHLACDARSSAAVRRLRSRKGREEKPLAVMVASREAAEALCELSEDATFLLTSTRAPILLCPKRRPERLAAEVAPDSADYGLLLPYTPLHLLLFTEAPFDALVMTSGNLSDEPLCTGNGEALERLVGIADAFLVHDRDILVGCDDSVVRVSPQGPVLLRRARGYVPLPVRLAREQRCVLALGGQLKNTFCLTSGTNAFLSQHLGDLENARCLEYLERSVAHFWQILQVQPEALACDLHPDYLSTRYARELAETQGLPLLQVQHHHAHVAACAADNHHEGPFLGLACDGTGYGTDGTVWGCELLLCDGPHMERLGHLTRVPLAGGEAAVREPWRAAGAHLWACGMASESRWLRERLGAQVTDEQWEALGALLLHGVNCPLASSAGRLFDAAAAMIARRHRNAYEGQAAMALEALAATSTRPLKPRSAEEWLTGAESRSCLVLSPAPLLAAVIEGLQAGLPEAAVAAQFHEDFAQLLAAAALHICDRTGLEHVALSGGTFQNRLLLTRLCKLLTERGLKPLYHRSVPPNDGGISLGQAVVANALLRV
- a CDS encoding hydrogenase maturation nickel metallochaperone HypA — protein: MHEHSVADRIFEAVMAEAREHDARGIAGVTITIGEMAGVTPEALVDGLHHCCEHAEIAAFPVEVVVERTRATCRNCGRSGELVLSGQCLFCGSTDLRVAAATGIRITQIEFTAQK